One Oncorhynchus keta strain PuntledgeMale-10-30-2019 unplaced genomic scaffold, Oket_V2 Un_contig_5421_pilon_pilon, whole genome shotgun sequence genomic window, ATGCCAGGCGGCCAGGACCAGACAGGATGTGATGTCGCCGAGCAGGAAGGGGCGTGCCCGAGGGGAGGAGCACAGAGAACACCTCAGCCCCTGTTTCATCCACCTCCTGTCAATCACACagattagccaatcagaagctacTCTATTAGtcactgatctgtgtgtgtgtgctgtgtaccTTGAGCAGAATGTCTGAGACACAGGCTTCCACGGTAACAGACTCTGGGGAGGAGCCAATCTCCCGCCCGACTAGAAGGCCCGCTTCCATCGCTGCGCCGACCGCTATGACCTCATCAGGAGGGGCGGAGCTGAGCAGCTCCACGTCAGCGAACAGATCTTTGATCATCTGCTGCAGCCGAGGAATCCTCGCAGAGCCCCCGCAGAGAacca contains:
- the LOC127925331 gene encoding heat shock 70 kDa protein 14-like; the protein is MIKDLFADVELLSSAPPDEVIAVGAAMEAGLLVGREIGSSPESVTVEACVSDILLKEVDETGAEVFSVLLPSGTPLPARRHHILSGPGRLASLCLELYQKTTEQPERLAKIVLRDLETKEDNHDIDAVVTMKR